CTGACCGACACCGAGACGACCGGCGTCTACCGGTGCAAGGCCTGCCAGGCCAAGCTGTTCGAGTCCGACACCAAGTTCCACTCCGGGTGCGGCTGGCCGTCGTTCTACCAGCCGATCAGCGACACCATCGAGTACGTCGAGGACACCTCGCACGGCATGAAGCGCGTCGAGGTGCGCTGCGCCGGGTGCGGCTCGCACCTGGGCCACGTCTTCCCCGACGGCTACGGCACCCCGACCGGCGACCGCTACTGCATCAACTCGGTCAGCATGACCCTCGAGCCCGCCGACGGCTCGGGACCCGTCGCCGGCTGACCTCAGCCGGCGTCGACGAGCTGGGCGAGGACCCGCACCGTGTTGGCGCCGTGCTCCTCGTCGAGGCGCTGCTGCAGCGTGCCGTCGTCGTAGGCGACCTCGGCCACGACCTGCTGGTCCTCCACGTAGGTGCCCACGACGCCGGGCAGCGCGCTGACCTCGCGGGCGATCTCGTTGATCGAGGCCTCGTCGCGCTGGCGCAGCGGCGGGGGCGGGTCCTGCTCGTCCTGGCGCGGCGGGCTGTAGAGCGCCGCGGGGACCGCGTCGGTGACGGTGAAGGTGGTGCCGTCCCACTCGCCGGTGAGAGCGAAGGAGCCCCACCGCACGTCGCCCTGCTTCTCGAAGGCCTGCTGGTCGCGCCAGCGCCACCCCTCGATCGCGGGGCCGCCGCACTGCGGCGGGTAGGACTCCGCCACCGGGCCCAGGCACATCTCGGGCCCCTCGCCGGTGTCCATCACCACCACCAGGTCGCGGGTGCGCACCGGCCCGGGGGCCGCCTGCGGCTCGAGCGGCGCGGGGCTCGACGTGGCACCGTCGTCGACGGCCACCTCGTCGTCTCCCCCGCCGCACGCGGCCAGGCTCATCAGCAGGGGGGCGAGGAGCAGGGCGAGACCGGTCGTACGCCGGCGGGCTGGGGTGCGCATGGGGGTGGGACGGTTCCTCTCGGGCGGGGGTTCCGACCCGGCTCATATCTCACCCTGACCCGGCGCAAACTTCGCGCCCACCCGGCCCGGATCTCTCGTCGAGTCGTCCCGAAGCTGCACCAACGGAGCCGCTGCAGGTTCGGGACGGGTCAGCGCGAGATTTGGGACGGGTCAGGGTGAGATTTGCGCCGGGTCAGCGTGGTGTGGGCCTGGTCAGGGGAGGCGGTGCAGGAGGTCGGGGACCGCGGTGAGCGCGCCGGTGTAGAACGGCACCTCCTCGCGCACGTGGCGCCGGGCGGTGGAGCCGCGCAGGTGCCGCATCAGGTCGACGATGCGGTAGAGCTCGTCGGCCTCGAAGGCCAGCATCCACTCGTAGTCGCCGAGCGCGAAGCTGGCCACGGTGTTGGCGCGCACGTCCTTGTAGTCGCGCGCCATCTTGCCGTGCTCGGCGAGCATCGCACGGCGCTCGCCGTCCTCGAGCAGGTACCACTCGTAGGAGCGCACGAAGGGGTAGACGCACACGTGCTGCTTGGGGTCCTCGTCGGCGAGGAACGCCGGCACGTGGCTCTTGTTGAACTCGGCGGGGCGGTGCAGCGCCATCTGCGACCACACCGGCTCGAGCCGGGCGCCGAAGGCGGTGCGGCGGAAGCGGTGGTAGGCGTCCTGGAGCTGCACCGAGTCGACGGCGTGGGCCCAGACCATCACGTCGGCGTCGGCGCGCAGGCCGCTGACGTCGTAGACGCCGCGCACCACGACGTCGTCGCCGGCGAGCGCGGCGAAGAGCTCCTCGACCTCGCTCGCCTCGGCC
The Nocardioides marinisabuli genome window above contains:
- the msrB gene encoding peptide-methionine (R)-S-oxide reductase MsrB is translated as MGYDVEKTDAEWREQLSPEEYAVLRQAGTERAGVGRLTDTETTGVYRCKACQAKLFESDTKFHSGCGWPSFYQPISDTIEYVEDTSHGMKRVEVRCAGCGSHLGHVFPDGYGTPTGDRYCINSVSMTLEPADGSGPVAG
- the hemQ gene encoding hydrogen peroxide-dependent heme synthase: MSETQSNASRVREINDSIRYTMWSVFRLRDVLGPGADRAAEASEVEELFAALAGDDVVVRGVYDVSGLRADADVMVWAHAVDSVQLQDAYHRFRRTAFGARLEPVWSQMALHRPAEFNKSHVPAFLADEDPKQHVCVYPFVRSYEWYLLEDGERRAMLAEHGKMARDYKDVRANTVASFALGDYEWMLAFEADELYRIVDLMRHLRGSTARRHVREEVPFYTGALTAVPDLLHRLP